A window from Scheffersomyces stipitis CBS 6054 chromosome 7, complete sequence encodes these proteins:
- a CDS encoding predicted protein: protein MSTPSDESITTSATASDNPLLQKLGADQFRASVRFYEADQKLTETDREQIAEDLKSILLKTNFVGYGSSIVGFLLPTAYYRFKGIKIQPIAAPGMKPYTPLVQRPFLSFLMGLTTLLVANQQAAKYQFQQKLNSYRDTYTESNQADAWKAMDYHQSGLFYLYYLRTAKDPSFIIKDPRTYSKEQQHQVRVVPPRENRSHFSESLGLGHRKSEDHASNEPHVLSQWDKIRVANG, encoded by the coding sequence ATGCTGACTCCATCAGATGAATCTATAACTACTTCAGCTACAGCTTCGGACAACCCTTTGCTCCAGAAGCTTGGAGCCGATCAGTTCCGAGCAAGTGTCCGTTTTTATGAGGCAGACCAGAAACTCACAGAAACTGACAGAGAGCAGATCGCCGAGGATCTCAAGTCAATTCTCTTGAAAACAAATTTTGTAGGCTATGGTTCATCAATTGTGGGGTTCTTGCTTCCTACAGCCTACTACCGCTTCAAGGGAATCAAAATCCAGCCCATTGCAGCTCCTGGAATGAAACCATATACTCCATTGGTACAAAGGCCgtttctttccttcttgatggGACTCACAACTCTTTTGGTAGCAAATCAACAAGCTGCTAAGTACCAGTTTCAACAGAAACTCAATAGTTACAGAGACACTTATACAGAGTCCAACCAGGCCGATGCTTGGAAAGCTATGGATTACCACCAGTCTGGACTTTTCTACTTGTACTACTTAAGGACAGCAAAAGACCCTAGTTTTATCATCAAAGACCCCCGTACTTACTCCAAGGAGCAACAGCACCAGGTCAGAGTTGTTCCTCCGAGAGAAAACAGGTCCCATTTCCTGGAATCGCTAGGCTTGGGCCACAGAAAGAGCGAAGATCATGCTAGCAATGAG
- a CDS encoding predicted protein, with translation MTYRQPYLPAHYRQLCRRVYKLPLSRAMISRLMDLSKHKFTTINPYSPRFSSTKFHNYMTLLDDILVEEKYSRVHDLLDLIYKLPASSQSWKDKFLTIDYKELENHWPQVHAIDEITSDPKYLEAYREKQRAEKNEEVSVVKHFGLKSKRDNQSPALTMIRKYSDVDQDDSIPQVLKNVQELHKFLFKNQAVFDVKIPPLEVFYPTNKVALPIHPRERNKLLKKKVASIRNVFKSLRPIAEDDLRQLYEFAIHRPSVSHKPEYNINDKFYKYMIKKHNHEKDNLAPVIRHYLRQKKLIPNDHNIRKLFREYVMKQFYQTSNSKNENIEEYRMSWMQNYFENETSILESAIPSTQLPKPSTT, from the coding sequence ATGACATATAGGCAACCATACCTCCCTGCTCACTACAGACAACTATGTCGACGAGTCTATAAACTTCCTCTCTCGAGGGCAATGATATCTCGCCTTATGGACTTGTCCAAGCATAAATTCACAACCATTAATCCATATAGTCCCAGATTTAGTTCTACAAAGTTTCACAATTATATGACTCTACTTGACGACATTCTCGTCGAGGAAAAGTATAGTCGTGTTCACGATCTCTTAGATCTTATTTACAAATTGCCAGCTTCGTCTCAGAGCTGGAAGGATAAATTTCTCACTATTGATTacaaagaacttgaaaatcaCTGGCCCCAAGTCCATGCTATAGATGAAATAACCAGTGACCCCAAATATTTAGAAGCATACAGGGAGAAACAAAGAGCggaaaagaatgaagaagtttcagTTGTCAAGCATTTTGGCTTGAAGTCCAAAAGAGACAATCAGTCACCAGCTTTGACTATGATTCGAAAATACTCTGATGTAGATCAAGACGATTCAATTCCACAAGTGTTGAAAAACGTTCAAGAGCTACACAAGtttcttttcaaaaacCAAGCCGTATTTGATGTCAAAATTCCACCCTTGGAAGTATTTTATCCTACGAATAAGGTCGCTCTTCCCATTCATCCTCGTGAACGGAACAAgttattgaaaaagaaagtaGCTTCCATCAGAAATGTTTTCAAGTCACTACGTCCaattgctgaagatgacCTTCGCCAGCTCTACGAGTTTGCTATCCACAGACCTTCTGTATCCCATAAACCCGAGTATAACATTAACGACAAATTCTATAAATACATGATAAAAAAGCATAATCACGAAAAGGACAATCTAGCACCAGTTATACGTCATTATTTACGACAGAAGAAACTAATCCCTAACGACCACAACATTAGAAAACTTTTTCGCGAATATGTGATGAAGCAGTTCTATCAAACAAGCAACAGCAAGAACgagaatattgaagaatatagAATGAGCTGGATGCAAAATTATTTCGAAAACGAAACTTCGATATTGGAATCTGCCATTCCTTCTACTCAGCTCCCCAAACCAAGCACCACGTAA
- a CDS encoding predicted protein (go_component intracellular; ribosome~go_function structural constituent of ribosome~go_process protein biosynthesis), whose product MLSTVTKSRSVATCVRGFASSAIAYKPKDAQQEAKRKLRREQAVKQRNKQAPESHPLYMTVPQAMRYLRAAEVGQPAKKTTVSILMTVLPERGSKPLAGSVYFPKPIKESHVMIFSLQDEKVKIAKELGATHVGGLDLIESISKGEIKLDKITHAFATPEIVKDLRAIARQIGPKGLMPAAKKGTVSEDIESLMQSSVGAYPFKQKEQHLSIPIGRCDFSDEEIIKNLKAASEAIYGLQPPGTRKPNLIGQTCLSSTLGPSLVINFKKT is encoded by the coding sequence ATGTTGAGCACGGTAACAAAAAGCAGGAGCGTGGCTACGTGTGTGCGTGGCTTCGCATCCTCGGCAATTGCCTACAAGCCCAAAGATGCCCAACAGGAAGCCAAAAGGAAATTGAGACGAGAACAAGCTGTGAAGCAGAGAAACAAACAGGCTCCAGAATCACATCCCTTATATATGACCGTGCCGCAGGCAATGAGATATTTGAGAGCTGCTGAAGTAGGTCAACCAGCTAAGAAGACAACTGTCTCCATTCTTATGACCGTTCTTCCAGAAAGAGGATCCAAGCCTTTGGCAGGTTCCGTTTATTTCCCCAAACCTATTAAGGAGAGTCATGTGATGATATTCAGTTtacaagatgaaaaagtTAAAATAGCCAAAGAGTTGGGTGCTACCCATGTTGGAGGGTTGGACCTCATTGAGTCTATAAGCAAGGGTGAGATCAAATTGGACAAAATCACGCATGCATTTGCAACCCCAGAGATCGTCAAAGACTTACGAGCTATAGCCAGACAGATTGGACCTAAAGGGTTGATGCCAGCAGCAAAAAAGGGCACTGTCTCTGAGGATATCGAGAGTTTGATGCAGCTGAGTGTAGGTGCGTATCCTTTCAAGCAAAAGGAACAACATTTATCTATTCCAATTGGCAGATGTGACTTCAGCGACGAAGagatcatcaagaacttgaaggcTGCTTCAGAGGCCATCTACGGCTTGCAACCTCCAGGAACTAGAAAGCCAAACTTGATTGGCCAGACGTGTTTGAGCTCGACTTTGGGGCCATCTCTtgtcatcaacttcaagaagacttga
- a CDS encoding predicted protein: MTSTVPFSVVSQNKFMGFADGNIIKWFPTLNLLAVSMNKMSIWVYRLNGERIYSVNNKSPINSIGFIRNGAYFCLGGLDGLIKIHDSNNGQLIKVLAKTFVDIKLVDWSRHEITFDGKFDNLFQIDILNSMPKLNSTDEVLSTVMEDTSPTLNYLVVVDSTCVSIIFNNFLTIDEISFPQTKPVFLRHLDSDDLFNQYFLTKSGDSLQLLRLRNTLGEDHVYRKYFVNIISKLCKLMGIIDYIHDQLALIQAEIKPLFVTLDRYLSNLKDSLGDDTTKEDLIDYFVQVLLTNLIPESTKDFWLNQFGERGFKRILKLGNSTYDSAKEILFSQLIASVERMIVILNEISGLSQWLKDSECKYHFGLDPESIALVLDKAKELLRISYRFIWDINEEKTSFNTFMEWVKIELIDKLAKEDDMEGFLDLHECFVIKESKIMNYIEYGLFESRTWKYLNLDLSTNEILNCSKNYPNDIFNSFDELKKSFRDGVEIKLSEFIRQSFYFDTNICPLDVPLGVDVYDSNTKLTHLNNDAGLFSTFDEIKSRLFLVGFSFKDPLEKVTKSIYMDTKIIGYDFRSNQDLVLLLGTKSDYEVCSINLREVLDRIEENIEFNSIKKVSVLHQNLLSLKDPKLLRVNQDENSSYACVLDSNRQNYVVLGLGS; encoded by the coding sequence ATGACCTCTACGGTGCCGTTTTCGGTAGTGCTGCAGAACAAGTTCATGGGCTTTGCCGATGGGAACATCATCAAGTGGTTCCCCACATTAAACTTACTCGCGGTGTCTATGAACAAGATGTCTATATGGGTATATCGCTTGAATGGAGAACGGATCTACTCCGTTAACAACAAATCGCCTATCAATTCAATTGGTTTCATCCGCAACGGAGCGTACTTCTGTTTAGGTGGACTCGATGGTCTCATCAAAATCCACGACTCCAACAATGGGCAATTGATTAAAGTTCTTGCGAAGACTTTTGTTGACATAAAGTTGGTGGATTGGAGTCGTCACGAAATCACGTTTGATGGCAAATTCGACAACttatttcaaattgataTCCTCAACAGCATGCCAAAACTTAATAGCACAGACGAGGTATTGTCCACAGTAATGGAGGACACGTCGCCGACTTTGAATTACTTGGTTGTTGTAGACTCTACCTGTGTGTCCAtaatcttcaacaacttcttgaccaTAGACGAAATCTCATTCCCCCAAACAAAACCAGTTTTCTTGCGACATCTCGACAGCGACGACCTCTTCAACCAATACTTTTTGACGAAATCTGGTGACTCTTTACAACTACTAAGACTAAGAAATACCCTAGGTGAAGATCATGTGTATCGAAAGTATTTCGTAAACATCATTCTGAAGTTGTGCAAACTTATGGGAATCATAGACTACATTCACGATCAATTGGCTCTTATTCAAGCAGAAATCAAACCACTCTTCGTGACATTGGACAGATACTTGTCGAATTTAAAGGACTCCTTGGGTGATGATACCACCAAGGAAGATCTTATAGACTATTTCGTCCAGGTTCTCTTGACTAATTTGATTCCCGAGCTGACCAAGGACTTCTGGTTGAATCAATTTGGTGAAAGAGGGTTCAAACgaatcttgaagttgggtAACTCAACCTATGACTCTGCCAAAGAGATTCTCTTCAGCCAATTGATAGCTTCAGTAGAACGTATGATCGTTATACTTAACGAAATCAGCGGTCTCAGCCAGTGGTTAAAGGATTCAGAATGTAAATACCATTTTGGATTGGATCCTGAATCAATTGCACTCGTTCTTGATAAAGCAAAGGAGTTGCTCCGGATTCTGTACCGATTTATTTGGGAcatcaatgaagaaaaaaCTTCATTCAACACGTTCATGGAATGGGTGAAAATAGAACTCATAGATAAGCTTGCCAAGGAGGATGATATGGAAGGGTTTCTAGACTTGCATGAATGTTTCGTTATCAAAGAGTCTAAGATCATGAACTATATTGAGTATGGATTGTTCGAAAGTAGAACATGGAAGTACCTTAACCTAGACCTTTCTACCAACGAAATCTTGAACTGTTCAAAGAATTACCCCAATGATATTTTCAACTCTTTTgacgagttgaagaaatcctTCAGAGACGGAGTAGAGATAAAGTTAAGCGAGTTCATTAGACAAAGCTTCTATTTTGATACCAACATATGCCCCTTGGATGTGCCCCTTGGCGTCGACGTGTATGATTCTAATACAAAACTAACTCATCTCAACAATGATGCGGGCCTATTTTCCACAtttgatgaaattaagTCTCGCCTTTTTCTCGTTGGCTTTTCGTTCAAAGACCCTCTAGAAAAGGTTACGAAATCTATTTATATGGATACAAAGATTATTGGCTACGATTTCAGAAGTAATCAGGATCTTGTTCTACTTTTGGGCACGAAGAGTGACTATGAGGTGTGTTCTATTAACTTACGTGAAGTTTTAGATCGGATAGAAGAGAATATCGAATTTAATAGCATAAAGAAGGTGTCAGTCCTCCATCAAAATTTACTCAGCTTGAAGGATCCCAAGCTTTTACGTGTTAATCAGGACGAAAATTCGTCGTATGCATGTGTATTGGATTCTAATAGGCAAAATTACGTGGTGCTTGGTTTGGGGAGCTGA